The following proteins come from a genomic window of Labeo rohita strain BAU-BD-2019 chromosome 25, IGBB_LRoh.1.0, whole genome shotgun sequence:
- the sall1b gene encoding sal-like protein 1 isoform X2, translating to MSRRKQAKPQYVLIDHTMESDPTPTCDVHICEQCCAEFSSITDLYQHQKDCSKDQLVLIVSENESLDSPPSGLTINSPFFNTEENLDGVTSNDNTEDLCDFSNDEISVDESLHAFENSSHDIAKKSHLHLDNESGDYSDGLNSAYSAVLPQKNTLLELCKLSAINSNVFIQNLENTKVAVAQFSHETSLNPKTRNGSDSKIAASGLIEQLFTLQEQQVEQLKLIEEIQRQIMLLPAQNSDTPVATNSYNGLSQTSSLIKFNSHLSEQLTAAAGLVENLAANAKQSKQVIPQNTQDDLRGNKGNSQMTDENRGNTLPSKIGSDLCSNQSLHGNKVSDAVDGKANLKTPSQSPASITNVILNKLELPHKPNSFNMSANSLPSIGAIVEDLNALTALAQHRKAKPLNVSLCEHKRPSEDCIFKHKCRFCAKVFGSDSALQIHLRSHTGERPYKCNICGNRFSTRGNLKVHFQRHKEKYPNILMNPYPVPEHLDNVPTSTGIPYGMSLPPEKPALNWLDSKPLVVNSLAFRLPSSLASLPPIIKKEEEGVSITKPHSPVVSEVCERSNGHQEGFGRSPPLITNEKLQEVTQPLSIATLLSSSGEGSRDDIAINTSANTSLITKLKSEQLETRFLFGSLPNPPGASETSKLEQLVENIDKKSTDPNECAICHRVLSCQSALKMHYRTHTGERPFKCRVCGRAFTTKGNLKTHYSIHRSMPPLRIQHSCPICQEKFTNAMVLQQHIHMHMGGHIPNVPLHDSCAEPMDQDADSVEGRTLEEDALPSENMDAASDSKYPASLPDSLCSSPASSEFAKATGSESQIAVSNVGNLSDINNLTMGNRSVDEECLSQRSSSLDSDHESIRRRISINNDTTLSWNPSSPNGCAYERQGYTTTDRNLKSAESNSSSLQPNLTVSKTLDEDIPKDSLTMIFPINERGSLKSNVCDICNKTFACQSALDIHYRSHTKERPFICTACNRGFSTKGNLKQHMLTHQMRDLPSQLFEPTNQILIFPTNQYLPSMEPVIPSKHNGLIKKDPKDSPIGIVSSTASTLPVLSTPTLTATPLRRTAKQHFCHTCGKTFSSSSALQIHERTHTGSYGNSHVEQFSSQTRSTTFC from the exons ATGTCCCGGAGGAAACAGGCTAAGCCACAGTATGTTCTCATCG ATCATACAATGGAGAGTGACCCCACTCCAACCTGCGATGTCCATATCTGTGAACAATGCTGTGCTGAATTTTCCAGTATAACAGACCTATACCAACATCAGAAAGACTGTTCAAAAGATCAGTTAGTTCTAATAGTAAGTGAAAATGAAAGCCTAGATTCTCCACCTTCTGGCCTCACAATTAATTCCCCATTCTTCAACACTGAGGAGAATTTGGATGGAGTGACAAGTAATGACAATACAGAAGACCTTTGTGACTTTTCCAATGATGAAATATCAGTTGACGAATCGTTACACGCATTTGAAAACAGCAGTCATGATATTGCCAAAAAGTCTCATTTACATCTTGATAATGAGAGCGGTGATTATTCTGATGGCTTAAACTCAGCATACTCAGCTGTACTACCTCAAAAGAATACCTTACTTGAGCTATGTAAATTATCAGCCATTAATAGCAATGTCTTCATTCAGAACCTAGAAAACACCAAAGTCGCTGTTGCTCAGTTCTCACATGAAACTAGTTTAAATCCAAAGACAAGAAATGGTAGCGACAGCAAAATTGCCGCCTCTGGTTTGATTGAGCAGCTGTTCACCCTGCAGGAACAGCAGGTGGAGCAGCTAAAACTAATTGAAGAAATTCAACGCCAGATAATGCTACTACCAGCCCAAAATTCTGATACACCCGTGGCCACAAACTCCTACAATGGCCTGTCTCAAACCAGTTCACTGATAAAATTTAACTCACACCTCTCTGAGCAACTCACAGCAGCTGCTGGGCTAGTAGAAAACCTAGCTGCTAATGCTAAACAGTCTAAACAGGTTATTCCACAAAACACCCAAGATGACCTAAGGGGTAATAAAGGAAACTCCCAAATGACTGATGAAAACAGAGGCAACACTTTGCCATCAAAGATTGGTAGTGATCTGTGTAGTAATCAGTCTTTGCATGGTAACAAAGTCAGTGATGCAGTCGATGgcaaagctaatttaaaaacGCCTTCACAATCTCCTGCTTCAATTACAAATGTGATTCTAAACAAACTCGAACTGCCCCATAAGCCAAACAGCTTTAATATGTCTGCAAACTCCTTGCCTAGTATTGGGGCAATTGTGGAGGACCTAAATGCTTTGACTGCCCTAGCCCAGCATCGGAAAGCCAAACCCCTCAATGTGAGTTTATGTGAACACAAGAGACCATCTGAAGATTGTATATTCAAGCACAAATGCAGGTTCTGTGCCAAAGTATTTGGAAGTGATAGTGCTTTGCAAATACACCTGCGTTCTCACACTGGAGAGCGACCCTACAAATGTAACATATGCGGAAATCGATTTTCCACCCGTGGAAATCTCAAGGTCCATTTCCAACGTCATAAGGAAAAGTATCCTAACATACTAATGAATCCTTATCCGGTTCCAGAGCATTTAGATAATGTCCCAACCAGCACAGGTATTCCATATGGCATGTCTCTGCCTCCTGAGAAGCCTGCTCTTAACTGGTTGGATAGTAAACCTTTAGTGGTTAACTCGCTTGCCTTTAGGCTTCCATCATCTTTGGCAAGCCTTCCACCCATCATTAAAAAAGAGGAGGAAGGGGTATCAATAACCAAACCTCACAGTCCTGTTGTCAGTGAGGTGTGTGAGAGAAGTAATGGGCATCAAGAGGGATTTGGTCGTAGCCCTCCTCTAATTACGAATGAGAAATTGCAAGAGGTTACACAACCCTTGAGCATTGCAACCTTACTAAGCTCCTCAGGGGAAGGTTCAAGAGATGACATTGCTATTAATACCTCGGCCAATACAAGCCTAATAACTAAGCTAAAATCAGAGCAGCTCGAAACCAGATTTCTTTTTGGAAGTCTTCCAAATCCTCCTGGAGCATCTGAGACTTCAAAGCTGGAGCAGTTAGTGGAAAACATTGACAAGAAGTCCACTGACCCCAATGAGTGTGCAATCTGCCACCGGGTTCTTAGCTGTCAAAGTGCCCTTAAAATGCACTACCGCACCCATACCGGAGAAAGACCATTCAAATGCAGAGTGTGTGGACGGGCGTTTACAACCAAGGGCAATCTCAAGACACACTACAGCATTCATCGTTCCATGCCACCTCTTAGAATACAGCATTCTTGCCCCATATGTCAAGAAAAGTTTACAAATGCAATGGTTCTACAGCAGCATATCCACATGCATATGGGTGGTCACATTCCTAATGTCCCATTACATGATAGCTGTGCAGAACCAATGGATCAGGATGCTGACTCTGTAGAAGGTAGGACCTTGGAAGAGGATGCCTTGCCCAGTGAGAACATGGACGCCGCATCTGATTCAAAATACCCAGCCTCTTTACCAGACAGTCTATGTTCCTCACCTGCTTCTTCTGAGTTCGCCAAAGCAACTGGGTCAGAGAGTCAGATTGCAGTTTCAAATGTGGGGAATTTGTCAGACATTAATAATCTGACCATGGGGAATCGATCAGTGGATGAAGAATGCTTATCCCAGAGATCATCTTCACTAGATAGTGATCATGAGAGTATAAGGAGAAGGATTTCGATCAACAATGACACGACACTCTCCTGGAATCCATCCTCCCCCAATGGCTGTGCTTATGAAAGGCAAGGATACACAACCACTGACAGAAACCTGAAATCTGCAGAATCAAATAGCTCAAGCCTACAGCCCAATCTTACAGTGTCTAAGACACTAGATGAAGATATACCAAAAGATAGCCTGACCATGATTTTCCCCATTAATGAGCGGGGATCCCTAAAAAGCAATGTTTGTGATATCTGCAACAAGACATTTGCCTGTCAAAGTGCTTTGGATATTCATTATCGAAGTCACACCAAAGAGCGCCCGTTCATCTGCACTGCATGCAACAGAGGGTTCTCAACCAAAGGTAACCTCAAACAGCACATGCTCACCCACCAGATGAGAGACTTACCTTCACAGTTGTTCGAGCCAACAAATCAGATCCTGATTTTTCCAACAAACCAGTATCTGCCCTCCATGGAACCAGTCATTCCATCCAAACACAATGGGCTCATCAAAAAAGATCCTAAAGATTCACCCATAGGCATAGTTAGCTCAACAGCTTCCACATTACCTGTACTCTCTACACCGACATTAACGGCAACACCACTTCGGCGAACAGCTAAACAACACTTCTGTCACACTTGTGGGAAGACCTTCTCTTCTTCAAGTGCACTGCAAATTCATGAAAGAACCCACACTG GTTCATATGGGAACTCACATGTGGAGCAGTTCTCCAGCCAGACGAGGTCGACGACTTTCTGTTGA
- the sall1b gene encoding sal-like protein 1 isoform X1: MSRRKQAKPQYVLIDHTMESDPTPTCDVHICEQCCAEFSSITDLYQHQKDCSKDQLVLIVSENESLDSPPSGLTINSPFFNTEENLDGVTSNDNTEDLCDFSNDEISVDESLHAFENSSHDIAKKSHLHLDNESGDYSDGLNSAYSAVLPQKNTLLELCKLSAINSNVFIQNLENTKVAVAQFSHETSLNPKTRNGSDSKIAASGLIEQLFTLQEQQVEQLKLIEEIQRQIMLLPAQNSDTPVATNSYNGLSQTSSLIKFNSHLSEQLTAAAGLVENLAANAKQSKQVIPQNTQDDLRGNKGNSQMTDENRGNTLPSKIGSDLCSNQSLHGNKVSDAVDGKANLKTPSQSPASITNVILNKLELPHKPNSFNMSANSLPSIGAIVEDLNALTALAQHRKAKPLNVSLCEHKRPSEDCIFKHKCRFCAKVFGSDSALQIHLRSHTGERPYKCNICGNRFSTRGNLKVHFQRHKEKYPNILMNPYPVPEHLDNVPTSTGIPYGMSLPPEKPALNWLDSKPLVVNSLAFRLPSSLASLPPIIKKEEEGVSITKPHSPVVSEVCERSNGHQEGFGRSPPLITNEKLQEVTQPLSIATLLSSSGEGSRDDIAINTSANTSLITKLKSEQLETRFLFGSLPNPPGASETSKLEQLVENIDKKSTDPNECAICHRVLSCQSALKMHYRTHTGERPFKCRVCGRAFTTKGNLKTHYSIHRSMPPLRIQHSCPICQEKFTNAMVLQQHIHMHMGGHIPNVPLHDSCAEPMDQDADSVEGRTLEEDALPSENMDAASDSKYPASLPDSLCSSPASSEFAKATGSESQIAVSNVGNLSDINNLTMGNRSVDEECLSQRSSSLDSDHESIRRRISINNDTTLSWNPSSPNGCAYERQGYTTTDRNLKSAESNSSSLQPNLTVSKTLDEDIPKDSLTMIFPINERGSLKSNVCDICNKTFACQSALDIHYRSHTKERPFICTACNRGFSTKGNLKQHMLTHQMRDLPSQLFEPTNQILIFPTNQYLPSMEPVIPSKHNGLIKKDPKDSPIGIVSSTASTLPVLSTPTLTATPLRRTAKQHFCHTCGKTFSSSSALQIHERTHTGEKPFACNICGRAFTTKGNLKVHMGTHMWSSSPARRGRRLSVDGPFLRSNSERFQDTSPKDVVGKVRNRNSLGLWSQYTSLTSGLGVRTNEIPVIQNGAIPHLSISAGQLENIEKLQLNRALPWLERLSENAATFHFRQLVEDSKTTVTN; this comes from the exons ATGTCCCGGAGGAAACAGGCTAAGCCACAGTATGTTCTCATCG ATCATACAATGGAGAGTGACCCCACTCCAACCTGCGATGTCCATATCTGTGAACAATGCTGTGCTGAATTTTCCAGTATAACAGACCTATACCAACATCAGAAAGACTGTTCAAAAGATCAGTTAGTTCTAATAGTAAGTGAAAATGAAAGCCTAGATTCTCCACCTTCTGGCCTCACAATTAATTCCCCATTCTTCAACACTGAGGAGAATTTGGATGGAGTGACAAGTAATGACAATACAGAAGACCTTTGTGACTTTTCCAATGATGAAATATCAGTTGACGAATCGTTACACGCATTTGAAAACAGCAGTCATGATATTGCCAAAAAGTCTCATTTACATCTTGATAATGAGAGCGGTGATTATTCTGATGGCTTAAACTCAGCATACTCAGCTGTACTACCTCAAAAGAATACCTTACTTGAGCTATGTAAATTATCAGCCATTAATAGCAATGTCTTCATTCAGAACCTAGAAAACACCAAAGTCGCTGTTGCTCAGTTCTCACATGAAACTAGTTTAAATCCAAAGACAAGAAATGGTAGCGACAGCAAAATTGCCGCCTCTGGTTTGATTGAGCAGCTGTTCACCCTGCAGGAACAGCAGGTGGAGCAGCTAAAACTAATTGAAGAAATTCAACGCCAGATAATGCTACTACCAGCCCAAAATTCTGATACACCCGTGGCCACAAACTCCTACAATGGCCTGTCTCAAACCAGTTCACTGATAAAATTTAACTCACACCTCTCTGAGCAACTCACAGCAGCTGCTGGGCTAGTAGAAAACCTAGCTGCTAATGCTAAACAGTCTAAACAGGTTATTCCACAAAACACCCAAGATGACCTAAGGGGTAATAAAGGAAACTCCCAAATGACTGATGAAAACAGAGGCAACACTTTGCCATCAAAGATTGGTAGTGATCTGTGTAGTAATCAGTCTTTGCATGGTAACAAAGTCAGTGATGCAGTCGATGgcaaagctaatttaaaaacGCCTTCACAATCTCCTGCTTCAATTACAAATGTGATTCTAAACAAACTCGAACTGCCCCATAAGCCAAACAGCTTTAATATGTCTGCAAACTCCTTGCCTAGTATTGGGGCAATTGTGGAGGACCTAAATGCTTTGACTGCCCTAGCCCAGCATCGGAAAGCCAAACCCCTCAATGTGAGTTTATGTGAACACAAGAGACCATCTGAAGATTGTATATTCAAGCACAAATGCAGGTTCTGTGCCAAAGTATTTGGAAGTGATAGTGCTTTGCAAATACACCTGCGTTCTCACACTGGAGAGCGACCCTACAAATGTAACATATGCGGAAATCGATTTTCCACCCGTGGAAATCTCAAGGTCCATTTCCAACGTCATAAGGAAAAGTATCCTAACATACTAATGAATCCTTATCCGGTTCCAGAGCATTTAGATAATGTCCCAACCAGCACAGGTATTCCATATGGCATGTCTCTGCCTCCTGAGAAGCCTGCTCTTAACTGGTTGGATAGTAAACCTTTAGTGGTTAACTCGCTTGCCTTTAGGCTTCCATCATCTTTGGCAAGCCTTCCACCCATCATTAAAAAAGAGGAGGAAGGGGTATCAATAACCAAACCTCACAGTCCTGTTGTCAGTGAGGTGTGTGAGAGAAGTAATGGGCATCAAGAGGGATTTGGTCGTAGCCCTCCTCTAATTACGAATGAGAAATTGCAAGAGGTTACACAACCCTTGAGCATTGCAACCTTACTAAGCTCCTCAGGGGAAGGTTCAAGAGATGACATTGCTATTAATACCTCGGCCAATACAAGCCTAATAACTAAGCTAAAATCAGAGCAGCTCGAAACCAGATTTCTTTTTGGAAGTCTTCCAAATCCTCCTGGAGCATCTGAGACTTCAAAGCTGGAGCAGTTAGTGGAAAACATTGACAAGAAGTCCACTGACCCCAATGAGTGTGCAATCTGCCACCGGGTTCTTAGCTGTCAAAGTGCCCTTAAAATGCACTACCGCACCCATACCGGAGAAAGACCATTCAAATGCAGAGTGTGTGGACGGGCGTTTACAACCAAGGGCAATCTCAAGACACACTACAGCATTCATCGTTCCATGCCACCTCTTAGAATACAGCATTCTTGCCCCATATGTCAAGAAAAGTTTACAAATGCAATGGTTCTACAGCAGCATATCCACATGCATATGGGTGGTCACATTCCTAATGTCCCATTACATGATAGCTGTGCAGAACCAATGGATCAGGATGCTGACTCTGTAGAAGGTAGGACCTTGGAAGAGGATGCCTTGCCCAGTGAGAACATGGACGCCGCATCTGATTCAAAATACCCAGCCTCTTTACCAGACAGTCTATGTTCCTCACCTGCTTCTTCTGAGTTCGCCAAAGCAACTGGGTCAGAGAGTCAGATTGCAGTTTCAAATGTGGGGAATTTGTCAGACATTAATAATCTGACCATGGGGAATCGATCAGTGGATGAAGAATGCTTATCCCAGAGATCATCTTCACTAGATAGTGATCATGAGAGTATAAGGAGAAGGATTTCGATCAACAATGACACGACACTCTCCTGGAATCCATCCTCCCCCAATGGCTGTGCTTATGAAAGGCAAGGATACACAACCACTGACAGAAACCTGAAATCTGCAGAATCAAATAGCTCAAGCCTACAGCCCAATCTTACAGTGTCTAAGACACTAGATGAAGATATACCAAAAGATAGCCTGACCATGATTTTCCCCATTAATGAGCGGGGATCCCTAAAAAGCAATGTTTGTGATATCTGCAACAAGACATTTGCCTGTCAAAGTGCTTTGGATATTCATTATCGAAGTCACACCAAAGAGCGCCCGTTCATCTGCACTGCATGCAACAGAGGGTTCTCAACCAAAGGTAACCTCAAACAGCACATGCTCACCCACCAGATGAGAGACTTACCTTCACAGTTGTTCGAGCCAACAAATCAGATCCTGATTTTTCCAACAAACCAGTATCTGCCCTCCATGGAACCAGTCATTCCATCCAAACACAATGGGCTCATCAAAAAAGATCCTAAAGATTCACCCATAGGCATAGTTAGCTCAACAGCTTCCACATTACCTGTACTCTCTACACCGACATTAACGGCAACACCACTTCGGCGAACAGCTAAACAACACTTCTGTCACACTTGTGGGAAGACCTTCTCTTCTTCAAGTGCACTGCAAATTCATGAAAGAACCCACACTGGTGAGAAACCCTTCGCCTGCAACATATGTGGACGTGCATTTACCACTAAAGGAAACTTGAAG GTTCATATGGGAACTCACATGTGGAGCAGTTCTCCAGCCAGACGAGGTCGACGACTTTCTGTTGATGGTCCATTCCTTAGATCCAATTCTGAGCGATTTCAAGACACTTCCCCCAAAGATGTTGTGGGTAAAGTGCGTAACAGAAACTCCTTAGGCCTCTGGAGCCAGTATACCTCTTTGACAAGTGGCTTGGGTGTGAGAACGAATGAAATACCTGTAATTCAAAATGGTGCCATACCTCACCTCTCGATTTCTGCTGGGCAACTGGAAAACATAGAAAAATTGCAACTCAACAGAGCTTTACCTTGGCTCGAGAGATTGAGCGAAAATGCTGCAACTTTTCATTTCCGCCAACTGGTTGAAGACAGTAAAACAACAGTGACGAATTGA